One window of Vespula pensylvanica isolate Volc-1 chromosome 15, ASM1446617v1, whole genome shotgun sequence genomic DNA carries:
- the LOC122634698 gene encoding mitogen-activated protein kinase kinase kinase 12 isoform X3: protein MRTPAEAEKIAQPEMFNLESQEPVASSEVNQVILSTSHPEAHIFTNSMLCIQEELGQLSGIAGGPIINDTQVQIHNSNQTNSDSNSNCSEFATKCTSGSVSLDAQRSSWVEGILGCMRPVWTMLSKAAVNEKIKGHQTDDWEIPFESISELKWLGSGAQGAVFSGKLNKEVVAVKKVREPRETDIRHLRKLNHPNIVQFKGVCTQAPCYCIIMEFCPYGPLYDLLRAGEPVPPTRLVSWSKQIAAGMAYLHSHKIIHRDLKSPNVLIGQGEVVKISDFGTSREWNEISTRMSFAGTVAWMAPEIIRNEPCSEKVDIWSYGVVLWELLSGEIPYKDVDSSAIIWGVGNNSLHLPIPASCPEGYRLLVKQCWAAKPRNRPSFKHIEIHLGIAAVEVLCTKSDEYFKSQQSWKKEIRVHMKQMQSNSSSSPRFEADLIRRREDELRHAQDIREHYERKLERTNNLYLELSAVLLQLEQRERDVIKREQQSGYKQCKKRLVHPLLKAQERLYRRRNPTIQFSTSSTPTTPSSPVDYPLSPAKATTFTQLNEANQPETVLASNNNNFKQWKYRHRRVGSGCGVNCSPRSSPHRERKSNEITARLVDNQTQTDLTDISGNVVSSIKNSMNSSITEKSSIDGIDARSMAEHSIEYFNGNPILSETHCKMQSSSCSSPDPEHENNANGNERLADCSDDDNLETLGRKVTEIINANRLISPMDNGNCDEVIKSHSRGKDEPTKLPANYCSVTSTLNISQEQSENRVRSCSEFVNTLCDREEDDACEESWSDEEGEDPNYTYSYSLRRRSIARRPIGPGCRLRRFKQATVRIEGVLASDEENTSEYSHPPSSQSSTLESNPDVQRVLRNIHHSQKRKGIHDGSDSSSQSETDEVSEITIASQPNNANVIRLKSNI from the exons ATGCGTACTCCTGCTGAAGCCGAGAAGATAGCCCAACCTGAGATGTTCAATCTCGAATCTCAGGAACCAGTCGCTTCGTCCGAAGTGAACCAAGTCATCTTATCCACTTCTCATCCAGAGgcacatatatttacaaatag CATGCTATGCATTCAGGAAGAGTTAGGTCAACTAAGTGGAATCGCAGGAGGACCAATTATTAACGATACGCAAGTTCAAATACACAATAGCAATCAAACGAATTCGGACAGCAACAGTAATTGTAGCGAATTTGCAACAAAATGTACCTCGGGATCTGTTAGTTTAGACGCTCAAAGATCGAGCTGGGTCGAAGGAATATTAGGATGTATGCGACCCGTTTGGACTATGCTATCGAAGGCTGCtgtcaatgaaaaaattaaaggacATCAAA ccGATGATTGGGAAATACCGTTTGAATCCATTAGCGAACTTAAATGGTTGGGTTCTGGAGCTCAGGGAGCAGTTTTTAGCGGTAAATTGAACAAAGAGGTAGTAGCTGTTAAAAAAGTAAGGGAACCACGTGAGACTGATATACGGCATTTACGAAAATTAAATCATCCGAATATAGTACAATTTAA GGGAGTGTGTACGCAAGCACCGTGCTATTGCATAATTATGGAGTTTTGCCCATATGGACctttatacgatttattaagAGCTGGGGAACCAGTCCCACCTACCAGATTAGTGTCTTGGTCGAAACAAATTGCAGCAGGAATGGCTTATCTTCATTctcataaaattatacatagaGATCTCAAAAGTCCAAA TGTTCTAATAGGTCAAGGCGAAGTCGTGAAAATCAGTGATTTTGGTACTAGCAGAGAATGGAATGAAATTAGTACCAGAATGAGTTTTGCTGGAACCGTTGCATGGATGGCTCcagaaataattagaaatgaaCCTTGCTCGGAAAAAGTTGATATATGGTCTTACGGTGTCGTCCTCTGGGAATTATTAAGCGGAGAAATACCTTACAAAGATGTTGATTCATCGGCTATTATTTGGGGTGTAGGAAACAACTCTCTTCATTTGCCCATTCCGGCGAGTTGTCCAGAAGGGTACAGATTACTTGTGAAACAGTGTTGGGCAGCTAAACCTCGTAACAGGCCTTCCTTCAAACATATTGAAATTCATCTTGGTATTGCAGCTGTGGAAGTGCTCTGTACAAAATctgatgaatattttaaatcacAA CAatcttggaaaaaagaaataagagttCATATGAAACAAATGCAATCAAATAGCTCCAGTAGTCCTCGATTCGAGGCCGATTTAATTAgacgaagagaagatgaaTTGAGGCATGCTCAGGATATAAGAGAACATTACGAACGTAAACTTGAACGTactaataatctttatttgGAATTAAGTGCTGTGTTATTGCAGTTGGAACAGCGTGAACGAGACGTAATAAA AAGAGAACAACAATCGGGATACAAACAATGTAAAAAACGTCTTGTACATCCGCTTTTGAAAGCACAGGAAAGATTATATCGTAGAAGAAATCCCACGATACAGTTTTCAACCTCCTCAACTCCCACTACGCCATCATCTCCTGTTGATTATCCGTTAAGCCCTGCTAAAGCAACCACTTTTACACAGTTGAACGAAGCGAATCAACCAGAGACTGTATTagcatcgaataataataattttaagcaATGGAAATATAGACACCGAAGAGTTGGGTCTGGTTGTGGTGTGAATTGTAGTCCAAGATCGAGTCCTCATCgtgagagaaag AGCAACGAAATAACGGCGAGGCTAGTCGATAATCAGACTCAAACAGATTTAACGGATATAAGTGGAAATGTCGTGAGTTCCATTAAAAACTCAATGAATTCTTCGATAACAGAAAAATCTTCGATAGATGGTATCGATGCACGGTCTATGGCTGAACACTCTATAGAATATTTCAATGGGAATCCAATTTTGTCTGAAACTCATTGTAAAATGCAGTCTAGTTCTTGTTCTAGTCCAGACCCCGAGCATGAAAATAATGCGAATGGAAATGAACGATTGGCAGACTGCAGTGACGACGATAATCTTGAGACTCTCGGTAGAAAAGTGACGGAAATTATAAATGCTAATCGCCTTATTTCGCCTATGGATAATGGAAATTGTGACGAAGTAATAAAATCACACAG CAGGGGTAAAGATGAGCCTACGAAACTGCCAGCGAACTATTGTTCTGTCACGAGTACTTTAAATATATCACAAGAACAGTCTGAGAATAGAGTGAGGTCCTGTTCGGAATTTGTAAATACTCTGTGCGATCGTGAGGAGGATGATGCTTGCGAGGAAAGTTGGTCcgatgaagaaggagaagaccCAAATTATACTTATAGTTATTCTCTTAGACGTAGAAG TATTGCAAGAAGGCCAATTGGTCCAGGTTGTAGATTAAGAAGATTTAAACAAGCAACCGTTAGAATAGAAGGAGTATTGGCCTCTGATGAGGAGAATACTTCAGAATATTCACATCCTCCGTCCAGTCAATCCTCTACATTAGAAAGTAATCCTGACGTTCAAAGGGTCCTTCGCAATATTCATCATTCACAAAAG AGGAAAGGAATACATGATGGTTCGGATTCTTCAAGTCAGTCGGAAACGGATGAAGTCAGTGAGATTACTATTGCATCTCAACCAAACAATGCTAACGTAATAAGGttgaaaagtaatatatag